A portion of the candidate division KSB1 bacterium genome contains these proteins:
- a CDS encoding bifunctional oligoribonuclease/PAP phosphatase NrnA, whose product MRRDWQKVIDFIATRDEFIVTSHVSPDGDAIGSEVGLAAVLSLRGKRSSIVNVSPTPGHYRFLDPDGTIAQYDPSQHLELFRRAGGVFILDISDWARLREVGKVIKEFDLPRVCIDHHKQTDSMAEVEVIDSSASCTGELIFDLCRAMGVTPQGRLAESLYTCLLTDTGSFRFANTTPEVHRIVAQLVEAGVDIGRVYEQVYESSSPAKVRLMGEVLRSLSFECEGALAWFALTRQVLEQSGVKTWELENFPELPRMVAGVEVSLSLTELNNGRTKISLRSKGRIPVIGIATALGGGGHTFAAGAVVPGTIDEVLEKVLGEARRAVETYRQQRAE is encoded by the coding sequence GTGAGAAGGGATTGGCAGAAGGTAATCGACTTCATCGCCACTCGTGATGAGTTCATCGTTACTTCGCATGTGAGCCCTGATGGCGACGCCATCGGTTCGGAGGTGGGGCTGGCCGCGGTCCTGTCGCTGCGAGGTAAACGTAGCTCCATTGTGAATGTGAGTCCCACGCCGGGTCACTACCGCTTCTTGGACCCAGACGGCACCATCGCGCAGTACGACCCCAGCCAACATCTTGAGCTCTTTCGCCGGGCTGGCGGGGTGTTTATTCTCGACATCAGTGACTGGGCTCGGCTGCGGGAGGTGGGTAAGGTCATCAAGGAATTCGATCTTCCTCGCGTCTGCATCGACCACCACAAGCAGACCGACTCGATGGCGGAGGTGGAGGTGATTGACTCCTCGGCTTCGTGCACCGGTGAGCTCATTTTTGACCTCTGCCGGGCGATGGGAGTCACACCGCAGGGGCGACTGGCCGAGTCACTCTACACGTGCCTGCTTACCGATACGGGCTCGTTCCGCTTTGCGAATACCACGCCGGAAGTGCACCGCATAGTTGCGCAACTTGTGGAAGCGGGTGTAGACATTGGACGCGTCTACGAACAGGTATACGAGAGCAGTTCCCCGGCTAAGGTGCGGCTCATGGGTGAAGTGTTGCGCTCGCTGAGCTTTGAGTGTGAAGGGGCTCTGGCCTGGTTCGCGTTGACGCGCCAGGTCTTGGAGCAGAGTGGCGTAAAGACATGGGAGCTGGAGAATTTTCCGGAACTGCCGCGCATGGTTGCGGGCGTCGAGGTAAGCCTCTCGCTTACGGAGCTGAACAATGGCCGCACCAAAATTAGCCTCCGGTCCAAGGGGCGAATACCGGTGATTGGCATCGCTACCGCCTTGGGTGGGGGAGGACACACTTTCGCGGCAGGGGCGGTGGTGCCAGGAACCATAGACGAAGTACTGGAGAAAGTCCTTGGCGAGGCGCGACGGGCCGTGGAAACCTATCGGCAGCAGAGGGCGGAATAG
- a CDS encoding PAS domain S-box protein, producing the protein MKRDSKAKILLVEDDQAQARLMMLAIARGQPDCHVDQAANGSEALEMLRREQYEALVLDYNLPLMDGLALMQAMQREKINVPVVMTTGEGSEEVAVEAMKRGAYDYLIKRPGYLEVLPRVVAKAIERHRLESELRRTELKYRTLVAMASDAIFVEDLESGKLVEVNARAEELTGRSRRELLATTMAVLYPPEEQAKVEKLRAQALQGKIAVLDELRLCHADGHEVFAEVSSSVVDLGDKRVLQTIVRDVTQRRRLEQQILLSKQRLQAAFDGIQDMIAVVDTRHTIIMANRHLAQRCQVAPSELVGRRCYEAIFRRSSPCEECHVPKVLSQGQQHFEERETEGAIFQLWCYPMPGLDGRPELVVEHVKEVTEQKRMEQHLIQSEKLATVGMLSSGIAHELRNPLSIIESARYYLQETLGEVDGEVRDKLEMIQRNVRRAAAIINNLLEFSRRSEHEREMIDVQRVIDATLLLLEKELASRHIRVVREEAHLPRVCFNVDSLKQVFLNLILNAVQAMPEGGVLGITSRLTPDGQRVEVDISDTGCGIAPEQLKHLFAPFYTTKRVGEGTGLGLYISRSIMRRYGGDIAVQSEVGQGSTFTVQIPVEGSASG; encoded by the coding sequence GTGAAAAGAGACTCCAAGGCGAAAATACTCCTTGTTGAAGATGATCAGGCGCAGGCGCGCCTGATGATGCTGGCCATCGCCCGCGGCCAACCGGATTGTCACGTCGACCAGGCGGCAAACGGCAGCGAGGCGCTGGAGATGCTGCGGCGCGAGCAGTACGAGGCCCTCGTACTTGATTACAATCTGCCGCTGATGGACGGCCTGGCGCTCATGCAGGCCATGCAGCGCGAGAAGATCAATGTTCCGGTGGTAATGACCACAGGCGAGGGAAGCGAGGAAGTAGCCGTCGAGGCCATGAAGCGCGGGGCCTACGACTACCTCATCAAACGCCCCGGCTATCTGGAAGTGTTACCGCGGGTCGTAGCGAAGGCCATTGAGCGACACCGGCTGGAGAGCGAACTACGGCGCACCGAGCTCAAGTACCGCACCCTGGTAGCCATGGCCTCAGACGCCATTTTTGTCGAGGACTTGGAGAGCGGCAAGCTGGTGGAGGTCAATGCGCGGGCCGAAGAGCTCACCGGGCGGAGCCGCAGGGAATTGCTCGCCACCACCATGGCAGTCCTCTATCCGCCGGAAGAACAGGCCAAAGTGGAAAAGCTGCGCGCCCAGGCGCTGCAGGGCAAGATCGCCGTGCTTGATGAGCTCCGCCTCTGCCATGCGGACGGACACGAGGTGTTCGCTGAGGTGAGCAGCAGTGTAGTGGACCTTGGCGACAAGCGGGTGCTGCAGACCATCGTGCGCGACGTCACGCAAAGACGGCGCTTGGAGCAGCAGATTCTCCTCAGCAAACAGCGGCTGCAGGCCGCATTCGACGGAATCCAGGACATGATCGCAGTGGTGGACACTCGGCATACTATCATTATGGCCAACCGCCATTTGGCCCAGCGCTGCCAGGTGGCCCCAAGCGAACTTGTGGGCAGACGCTGCTACGAGGCCATTTTCCGGCGCAGTTCGCCCTGCGAAGAGTGTCATGTGCCAAAAGTTCTTTCCCAGGGGCAGCAGCACTTTGAAGAACGCGAGACAGAAGGTGCCATCTTCCAACTGTGGTGTTACCCGATGCCTGGTCTGGACGGCCGGCCAGAGTTAGTGGTCGAGCACGTCAAAGAGGTGACCGAGCAGAAGCGCATGGAGCAGCACCTCATCCAGTCAGAAAAGCTGGCCACCGTGGGCATGCTCTCCTCAGGCATCGCGCACGAGTTGCGGAACCCGCTGAGCATCATCGAGTCGGCCCGCTATTACTTGCAGGAGACCCTCGGCGAGGTCGACGGCGAGGTCCGCGACAAGTTAGAGATGATCCAGCGCAACGTGCGGCGCGCGGCCGCCATCATCAACAACTTGCTGGAGTTTTCCCGACGCTCTGAGCATGAGCGGGAAATGATCGATGTGCAGAGGGTCATCGATGCTACTCTCCTTCTGCTGGAGAAGGAGCTTGCCTCGCGGCACATCAGGGTGGTGCGGGAGGAGGCACATTTGCCACGCGTCTGCTTCAACGTTGATTCGCTGAAACAAGTCTTTCTTAACCTCATACTCAACGCCGTACAGGCCATGCCTGAAGGTGGGGTGCTCGGCATAACTTCCCGTCTCACTCCAGACGGCCAACGCGTGGAGGTGGATATTAGCGACACCGGCTGTGGCATCGCGCCTGAGCAGCTGAAGCATCTTTTTGCCCCCTTCTACACCACAAAACGGGTTGGGGAAGGAACGGGTCTTGGGCTGTACATCTCCCGCTCAATCATGCGCCGCTATGGGGGGGACATTGCCGTGCAGAGCGAGGTGGGGCAGGGGAGCACCTTCACCGTGCAGATCCCCGTGGAGGGCTCCGCCAGTGGCTAG
- a CDS encoding FAD:protein FMN transferase produces MGWRCLWLIAGVVALVVLSCARLEPVQETRVLMDTFATVTVYDRDKDRQTVQAAIDAAFAGMLEVELLTSCYRDSSEVSKINRAAPRPIKVSPLVFACLQEAQRVAALSGGAFDVTVGPLMRLWDFLSDHPRVPDSAAVTALLPLVGYRNVHLDDGQVWLERAGMALDLGGIAKGLAVDVAIDSLRAHGITDAMVDARSNLRTLVSRLTAGKRHIWIRHPRANDKLFARFPMDEGCVATSGDYERFFINDSVRYHHIIDPHTGWPARPCASVTVVANSAMEADALSTAIFVLGPEKGLALAERLPGV; encoded by the coding sequence ATGGGCTGGCGTTGTTTGTGGCTCATTGCCGGGGTCGTCGCGCTCGTCGTGCTTTCTTGCGCGCGGCTCGAACCGGTGCAGGAGACGCGCGTGCTCATGGATACCTTTGCCACCGTCACCGTGTACGACCGCGACAAGGACCGTCAGACCGTGCAGGCCGCCATCGACGCTGCGTTTGCCGGGATGTTGGAGGTGGAACTACTCACGAGCTGCTACCGTGACAGCAGCGAGGTGAGCAAGATCAATCGCGCTGCGCCGCGACCGATCAAGGTGAGCCCGCTCGTTTTTGCGTGCCTTCAGGAGGCACAGCGGGTGGCTGCCCTTTCCGGAGGAGCCTTTGATGTTACCGTGGGCCCGCTCATGCGCTTATGGGACTTTCTCAGCGACCACCCCCGCGTCCCGGACTCTGCGGCGGTGACCGCGCTCCTCCCTTTGGTCGGTTACCGCAACGTCCATCTCGACGATGGGCAGGTGTGGCTCGAACGGGCCGGGATGGCCCTGGACCTGGGTGGCATCGCTAAGGGCCTGGCAGTCGACGTGGCCATCGACTCGCTCCGCGCTCACGGCATCACTGACGCCATGGTGGACGCGCGCAGCAATCTCCGTACGCTCGTGAGCAGGCTGACTGCCGGAAAGCGCCATATCTGGATCCGCCATCCACGGGCCAATGACAAGCTGTTTGCGCGCTTTCCCATGGACGAGGGGTGCGTGGCTACCTCCGGGGACTATGAGCGCTTCTTCATAAACGACTCTGTTCGCTACCACCACATCATTGACCCGCACACCGGCTGGCCCGCGCGTCCGTGCGCGAGCGTCACGGTGGTAGCCAATTCCGCCATGGAAGCCGATGCGCTTTCCACGGCCATCTTTGTATTGGGACCGGAAAAGGGCCTGGCCCTTGCAGAGCGTTTGCCAGGGGTGG
- a CDS encoding GAF domain-containing protein, translating into MNQDRGKDRAAALHALVDAVARGDLVEVGQLARQAAESALNCHQAVILRYDPERQWFVTTSILNQGTRYAYPETTVPLAECSWKEVLATHAMLTVRATEVHSPSERTLLGDRDVVAFVFPVHWGTESLGVIYATSEQEREPEEYERAAVEEVATLVALALERARISAIAAEAEQASRQWRQRYTHLFAHVEQPVMVADLAADLVYEANPAMAQLLGYAEEELHAMRLSALFWAGEMPDWRTLLAHGSASTSCRLRLSSGEPKQVRIEAASLGDRGEGRCLLIAHTGGEAAAREEPAPALPEMANLISALDESGEIEASVQSLFDWLGSALGAAFGTLHVVPAQGQELETKIMRTFASKQELSPNVASALAQGPYHRVLELGTVVECPSVAASGDFAELRPVAERAGYDAFLAAPLTVAQRRVGVLTCFFPHARSFATEHKELFALGARLLGFLVTWAEHQRRLERMASGAQTVLDIVAGLPALRSAEKIATHVAGRLQGKIPFDLFSITLFEQEGAQARALCLASPALSELVAQMYRWEAVADSELGWLRPYPEFEGSRAQLALADRLGSRISVLLLARGAYIGNLSLGALGEEAFSREDVGLLRMLAPSVAEALAASGEQSGAAPQQDARSQPEQEILGTPGQTPPEKSFDPVAIGAELRLAIEELEQHLGLRGSGDEPLAAQWQTVRKGVERLLSALEGPGDKQGAPGDEEVPQPVSVSRLINEVTVELHRAGRLRGVQLMVIPGPALEIMTRPRLMARALKELLEATLAMAASTHQPRVEVGYREQLLNKFIYLRYSGPVLDLSGTRAGEERWRAASERAQAAQHLVMQCGGKLTARPLSTGEAELLISFAKAAAVGDG; encoded by the coding sequence ATGAACCAAGACCGAGGCAAAGACAGAGCGGCGGCGCTGCATGCTCTGGTTGACGCAGTGGCCAGGGGGGACCTTGTGGAGGTCGGACAGCTGGCGCGACAGGCCGCTGAGTCCGCGCTCAATTGCCACCAGGCCGTTATCCTCCGATACGACCCCGAGCGGCAATGGTTTGTGACAACTTCGATCCTGAACCAGGGCACGCGCTATGCGTATCCGGAGACGACCGTTCCCCTTGCAGAGTGCTCTTGGAAAGAGGTCTTGGCGACGCACGCCATGCTCACCGTGCGGGCCACCGAGGTTCATTCGCCATCTGAACGAACGCTCCTTGGCGACCGCGATGTGGTCGCCTTTGTCTTTCCGGTCCACTGGGGCACGGAGTCACTGGGTGTCATTTACGCCACGTCTGAGCAGGAGAGAGAACCGGAAGAGTACGAACGCGCCGCCGTGGAGGAGGTGGCAACCCTCGTAGCTTTGGCGCTGGAAAGGGCGCGGATTAGCGCCATCGCCGCAGAGGCAGAACAGGCGTCCCGCCAGTGGCGCCAGCGCTACACCCATCTTTTCGCGCACGTGGAGCAGCCGGTGATGGTGGCCGACCTGGCTGCCGATCTGGTCTATGAGGCAAACCCGGCCATGGCACAACTGCTGGGATACGCTGAGGAAGAGCTGCACGCCATGCGCCTTTCCGCGCTGTTTTGGGCCGGGGAAATGCCCGACTGGCGCACGCTCCTGGCTCATGGCTCGGCTTCGACCTCATGCAGATTGCGGCTTAGTAGTGGCGAGCCGAAGCAGGTGAGGATCGAAGCGGCGTCACTTGGGGACCGCGGGGAAGGCCGGTGCCTGTTGATCGCTCACACCGGAGGAGAGGCCGCTGCAAGGGAGGAGCCAGCCCCGGCGCTCCCTGAAATGGCCAATCTCATAAGTGCCCTTGACGAGTCGGGGGAGATAGAGGCGAGCGTCCAGTCTCTTTTTGACTGGCTCGGGAGCGCACTGGGAGCAGCCTTCGGTACCTTGCATGTGGTGCCCGCCCAAGGCCAGGAACTGGAAACGAAGATTATGCGCACCTTTGCGTCCAAGCAGGAGCTTTCGCCGAACGTAGCTTCTGCGCTTGCCCAAGGTCCCTACCATCGGGTTTTGGAGCTGGGCACGGTGGTTGAATGTCCGTCGGTCGCCGCGTCCGGGGACTTTGCGGAGTTGAGACCCGTAGCCGAGCGCGCAGGGTACGATGCGTTCCTCGCGGCACCGCTCACCGTGGCCCAGCGGCGCGTGGGGGTTTTGACCTGCTTCTTTCCGCACGCGCGATCATTTGCCACCGAGCACAAGGAACTCTTTGCCCTCGGAGCGCGGCTTCTGGGGTTCTTGGTCACCTGGGCGGAGCATCAGCGGCGGTTGGAACGGATGGCCTCGGGAGCGCAGACCGTGCTCGACATCGTGGCCGGCCTGCCTGCGCTCCGTTCGGCAGAAAAAATAGCGACCCACGTGGCCGGGCGGTTACAGGGGAAAATTCCGTTTGACTTGTTTAGCATTACCCTCTTTGAACAAGAAGGTGCGCAGGCACGCGCGCTCTGCCTCGCCTCGCCGGCATTGAGCGAGCTGGTCGCGCAAATGTATCGCTGGGAGGCAGTGGCCGATAGCGAACTCGGCTGGCTGCGACCATACCCAGAATTTGAAGGGAGCCGCGCGCAGCTTGCACTCGCGGACAGACTCGGTTCGCGGATCAGCGTGCTCCTCTTGGCCAGAGGAGCCTACATCGGCAACCTGTCTCTGGGCGCCCTGGGCGAAGAAGCGTTCAGCCGCGAGGACGTGGGGTTGTTGCGCATGCTCGCGCCATCGGTGGCGGAGGCACTTGCCGCCAGCGGCGAGCAGAGCGGAGCGGCACCGCAACAAGATGCCAGGTCGCAACCGGAACAAGAGATACTGGGTACGCCCGGACAGACGCCGCCAGAGAAGTCTTTCGATCCTGTAGCCATTGGTGCCGAGCTCAGGCTGGCAATTGAAGAGTTGGAACAGCATTTGGGGCTGCGTGGTTCCGGAGACGAACCTCTGGCTGCCCAGTGGCAGACGGTGCGGAAGGGAGTGGAAAGGCTTCTTTCCGCTCTCGAAGGGCCCGGTGATAAGCAAGGTGCACCGGGCGATGAGGAAGTGCCGCAGCCCGTCTCGGTCTCCAGGCTCATCAATGAGGTGACCGTCGAGCTGCATCGCGCTGGGCGGTTGCGTGGGGTGCAGCTGATGGTGATTCCGGGTCCCGCACTAGAGATCATGACCCGCCCACGGCTCATGGCACGCGCGTTGAAAGAACTCCTGGAGGCCACGCTCGCCATGGCAGCAAGTACCCACCAACCACGCGTGGAAGTAGGCTATCGAGAACAGCTGCTCAACAAGTTCATCTACCTGCGCTACTCCGGACCGGTACTCGACTTGTCTGGTACGCGCGCCGGGGAGGAACGATGGCGGGCGGCAAGCGAGCGCGCACAGGCGGCCCAGCACCTGGTCATGCAGTGCGGCGGCAAGCTCACGGCACGCCCTTTGTCGACCGGCGAGGCGGAACTGCTGATCAGCTTCGCGAAGGCGGCGGCTGTGGGAGATGGGTAG
- a CDS encoding polyprenyl synthetase family protein — translation MTRHAFCQPIAAELDLFEKEFGAALASDVGLINDVAVHLVMHRGKRLRPILVLLACGLHGAAPRKALTKAVAVELLHTATLVHDDVVDASLLRRGAPTVNGLWSNRISILMGDLLFSRALALLLEGEDLRALRLISEATFRMSRGELLQEEHGSDARLTEENYFRIVSDKTAALLSACCRLGALAAGGDEPQLEAMARFGEHLGVAFQIRDDVLDYVGEEATLGKPIGSDILNNKVTLPLIHALRSAAPEEAEEVLAHFNSGDRGRVEAVLAFVKRHGGLDYADQQADRYLSAARSTLEEYPDTPYKRALMELLEYVGRRRK, via the coding sequence GTGACACGTCATGCCTTTTGTCAGCCCATCGCGGCTGAACTGGACCTTTTTGAGAAAGAATTCGGGGCGGCGCTCGCCTCCGATGTTGGTTTGATCAACGACGTGGCCGTGCATCTGGTCATGCATCGAGGCAAGCGTTTGCGCCCTATATTGGTCTTGCTCGCATGCGGGCTCCATGGCGCAGCGCCGCGAAAGGCCTTGACCAAGGCCGTGGCGGTGGAGCTGTTGCACACCGCCACATTGGTGCACGACGACGTGGTGGATGCCTCACTGCTGCGGCGGGGGGCCCCAACGGTCAATGGGCTCTGGAGCAATCGCATCTCCATTCTCATGGGCGACCTATTGTTTTCTCGCGCGCTCGCATTGTTACTGGAGGGGGAGGATTTGCGGGCGCTGCGGCTGATTTCCGAGGCGACCTTCCGCATGAGCCGCGGCGAGCTGCTGCAAGAAGAGCACGGCAGCGATGCACGCCTCACGGAGGAGAACTACTTCCGCATCGTCTCGGACAAGACCGCCGCCCTCTTGTCGGCCTGCTGTCGATTAGGCGCATTGGCAGCAGGGGGGGACGAGCCGCAGCTGGAGGCCATGGCCCGGTTTGGCGAGCATCTGGGCGTGGCCTTCCAGATCCGCGATGATGTCCTGGACTATGTTGGGGAGGAGGCTACCTTAGGCAAGCCCATTGGCAGCGACATTCTCAACAACAAGGTGACCCTGCCCCTGATCCACGCCCTGCGCAGCGCTGCTCCAGAGGAGGCGGAGGAGGTCTTGGCCCACTTCAACTCGGGAGACCGGGGCAGAGTGGAGGCTGTCCTTGCTTTTGTGAAGCGACACGGGGGGCTGGACTACGCGGACCAGCAGGCTGACCGCTATCTCAGTGCTGCCCGTTCAACCCTGGAAGAATACCCGGACACGCCCTACAAACGCGCATTGATGGAGCTGTTAGAGTATGTGGGCAGGCGGCGCAAGTAG